The following proteins come from a genomic window of Streptomyces sp. Sge12:
- a CDS encoding hydroxysqualene dehydroxylase has product MAGTGSSRRTFIAGAGAAAATGAVTAGAGATPAAAAPAAPAPGPPPAGRRVAVLGGGVAGLTAAHELAERGYAVTVYERRALGGKARSMDVPGSARGGRRPLPAEHGFRFIPGIYHNLPDTMRRIPFPGNAHGVWDNLVAPREMMFARAAGREDLRAPIPWPEHSPAVLTPEELRRALTGILQTLVRLPLHESAYFVDRVLVFLTSCDERRTEVWERTPWWDFVRAERMSNEYRRILAVGITRNIVATKAEEASTRTVGTLGEAFVFNLLGRGSDGPPDRILNLPTNEAWIDPWEAHLRSLGVEFRIGWTVREVRCADGRVSGVAVEGPDGTVQTVTADHYVSALPVEHARRTWSAALRAADPMLGRCDRLQTDWMTGIQFYLTERAPLVHGHLNCIDSPWSLTAIQQAEHWPSRDFPADYGDGTAVDCLSVDISEWDRPGILYGKTAKQCTRDEVAREVWAQLKASLNDTGKTLLADSKLHSWFLDPGVDGLGTPHPTNQDELLIHPVGTLHNRPSAGTRIPNFFLSGDYVAVDIDLATMEGANASARAAVNSLLDRDGSQAPRCTVRPMYRAPELEAARRHDLWRHRLGLRNVFDLG; this is encoded by the coding sequence ATGGCGGGCACAGGGAGTTCCAGGCGTACGTTCATCGCGGGCGCGGGCGCGGCGGCCGCCACCGGGGCGGTCACGGCCGGGGCCGGGGCGACGCCGGCCGCGGCCGCCCCCGCCGCCCCCGCCCCCGGACCGCCGCCTGCCGGACGGCGCGTCGCGGTCCTCGGCGGCGGGGTGGCCGGCCTGACCGCGGCGCACGAACTCGCCGAGCGGGGCTACGCCGTGACCGTGTACGAGCGCCGCGCGCTCGGCGGCAAGGCCCGCAGCATGGACGTGCCCGGCAGCGCCCGCGGCGGACGCCGGCCGCTGCCCGCCGAGCACGGCTTCCGCTTCATCCCCGGCATCTACCACAACCTCCCGGACACGATGCGGCGCATCCCCTTCCCCGGGAACGCCCACGGCGTGTGGGACAACCTCGTCGCGCCGCGCGAGATGATGTTCGCCCGGGCGGCCGGGCGCGAGGACCTGCGCGCGCCGATCCCCTGGCCCGAGCACTCCCCCGCCGTGCTGACGCCCGAGGAGCTGCGGCGCGCGCTCACCGGCATCCTGCAGACACTGGTCCGGCTCCCGCTGCACGAGAGCGCGTACTTCGTCGACCGGGTGCTGGTCTTCCTCACCAGCTGCGACGAGCGGCGCACCGAGGTCTGGGAGCGGACCCCCTGGTGGGACTTCGTGCGGGCCGAGCGGATGTCGAACGAGTACCGGCGGATCCTCGCCGTCGGCATCACCCGCAACATCGTGGCGACCAAGGCCGAGGAGGCCTCCACCCGCACGGTCGGCACGCTCGGCGAGGCCTTCGTCTTCAACCTGCTGGGGCGCGGGTCGGACGGCCCGCCCGACCGGATCCTGAACCTGCCGACCAACGAGGCCTGGATCGACCCCTGGGAGGCCCATCTGCGCTCGCTCGGCGTGGAGTTCAGGATCGGCTGGACGGTACGGGAGGTGCGCTGCGCGGACGGCCGCGTGAGCGGGGTCGCGGTCGAGGGCCCGGACGGCACCGTGCAGACCGTCACCGCCGACCACTACGTGAGCGCGCTGCCCGTCGAGCACGCCCGCCGCACCTGGAGCGCGGCGCTGCGGGCGGCCGATCCGATGCTGGGGCGCTGCGACCGGCTGCAGACGGACTGGATGACCGGCATCCAGTTCTACCTCACCGAGCGGGCCCCGCTGGTGCACGGCCATCTCAACTGCATCGACTCCCCGTGGTCGCTGACCGCGATCCAGCAGGCCGAGCACTGGCCGTCCCGCGACTTCCCGGCCGACTACGGCGACGGGACGGCGGTCGACTGCCTGTCGGTGGACATCTCGGAATGGGACAGGCCGGGGATCCTGTACGGGAAGACGGCCAAGCAGTGCACCCGTGACGAGGTGGCGCGCGAGGTGTGGGCGCAGCTGAAGGCCTCCCTCAACGACACCGGGAAGACCCTGCTGGCCGACTCCAAGCTGCACTCGTGGTTCCTGGACCCGGGCGTGGACGGACTCGGCACCCCGCACCCCACCAACCAGGACGAGCTGCTCATCCACCCGGTCGGCACCCTCCACAACCGGCCGAGCGCGGGCACCCGCATCCCGAACTTCTTCCTCAGCGGGGACTACGTGGCGGTCGACATCGACCTGGCGACGATGGAGGGCGCCAACGCCTCGGCCCGCGCGGCCGTCAACTCCCTGCTGGACCGGGACGGTTCGCAGGCCCCGCGCTGCACGGTCCGCCCGATGTACCGGGCGCCGGAGCTGGAGGCCGCCCGGCGGCACGACCTGTGGCGCCACCGGCTCGGCCTGCGGAACGTCTTCGACCTGGGATGA
- a CDS encoding methyltransferase domain-containing protein, protein MTRTFDHLVAEAESVSVDGWDFSWLDGRATEQRPSWGYQRLMAERLARVRSALDIQTGGGEVLAGSGPLPPLTVATESWPPNIEKATRLLHPLGAVVVADSDEPPLPFGDDAFELVTSRHPVTIWWEEIARVLTPGGTYLSQQVGPASVFELVEYFLGPQPEEIRRARHPDDAVADATRAGLDVIDLRSERLRTEFHDIGAVIYFLRKVIWMVPGFTVGQYRDRLRELHEQIEREGPFVAHTARFLVEARKKG, encoded by the coding sequence ATGACGCGTACTTTCGACCATCTTGTCGCCGAGGCGGAGTCCGTCTCCGTGGACGGCTGGGACTTCTCCTGGCTCGACGGCCGGGCCACCGAGCAGCGCCCCTCCTGGGGCTACCAGCGCTTGATGGCCGAGCGCCTGGCCCGTGTCCGGTCGGCCCTGGACATCCAGACCGGCGGTGGCGAGGTCCTGGCCGGCTCCGGTCCGCTGCCGCCGCTGACGGTGGCCACCGAGTCCTGGCCGCCCAACATCGAGAAGGCGACGCGGCTGCTGCACCCGCTGGGCGCGGTGGTGGTCGCGGACTCCGACGAGCCGCCGCTGCCCTTCGGCGACGACGCCTTCGAGCTGGTGACCAGCCGGCACCCGGTGACCATCTGGTGGGAGGAGATCGCACGGGTGCTGACGCCGGGCGGCACCTACCTCTCGCAGCAGGTCGGTCCGGCGAGCGTCTTCGAGCTCGTCGAGTACTTCCTCGGCCCGCAGCCGGAGGAGATCCGGCGCGCCCGGCACCCCGACGACGCGGTCGCCGACGCCACCCGGGCCGGCCTCGACGTGATCGATCTGCGCTCCGAACGACTGCGCACGGAGTTCCACGACATCGGAGCCGTGATCTACTTTCTTCGGAAGGTGATCTGGATGGTGCCCGGCTTCACGGTCGGGCAGTACCGGGACCGGTTGCGCGAGCTGCACGAACAGATCGAACGCGAAGGTCCGTTCGTCGCACACACCGCACGTTTCCTCGTCGAGGCCCGCAAAAAGGGGTGA
- a CDS encoding helix-turn-helix domain-containing protein, which produces MTTSVGTALRAWRERRGISQLELAGRAASSSRHISFIETGRSRPSEEMVLRLADHLDVPMRERNALLLAAGYAPRYAHTALDDPAMETLREGIERLLAGYEPYPALVVDALYNVVAANRGIAMLLDGLPEHLLTPPLNAMRITLHPEGLAPRIRNLTAWRGHLLAQMERQIALARSEPLRALYEEVSAYPVAERADGGEPEEPAAYIALPLVVEHDGHVLSFVSSIATFNTPMDVTVAELAIETMLPADPATVKYLRSLGG; this is translated from the coding sequence ATGACGACGAGTGTGGGCACTGCGCTGCGCGCCTGGCGGGAGCGGCGCGGCATCAGCCAGCTGGAGCTGGCGGGCCGCGCCGCATCCTCGTCCCGGCACATCAGCTTCATCGAGACGGGCCGGTCCCGGCCGAGCGAGGAGATGGTGCTGCGGCTCGCCGACCATCTCGACGTGCCGATGCGGGAGCGCAACGCCCTCCTGCTGGCGGCGGGTTACGCGCCGCGCTATGCGCACACCGCCCTGGACGACCCGGCGATGGAGACCCTGCGCGAGGGCATCGAGCGACTGCTGGCGGGGTACGAGCCCTATCCGGCGCTGGTCGTGGACGCCCTGTACAACGTGGTCGCCGCCAACCGGGGCATCGCGATGCTGCTGGACGGGCTGCCGGAGCACCTGCTGACCCCGCCGCTGAACGCCATGCGGATCACCCTGCATCCCGAGGGCCTGGCCCCGAGGATCCGCAACCTCACGGCGTGGCGCGGGCACCTGCTGGCCCAGATGGAGCGGCAGATCGCGCTGGCCCGGTCCGAGCCGCTGCGCGCCCTGTACGAGGAGGTGTCGGCGTACCCGGTCGCCGAACGGGCGGACGGCGGCGAACCGGAGGAGCCCGCCGCGTACATCGCGCTGCCGCTGGTCGTCGAGCACGACGGGCACGTGCTGTCCTTCGTGTCGTCCATCGCGACCTTCAACACGCCGATGGACGTGACCGTCGCCGAGCTGGCCATCGAGACGATGCTCCCGGCCGACCCGGCGACGGTGAAGTACCTGCGGTCACTGGGCGGCTGA
- a CDS encoding MAB_1171c family putative transporter: MSSRILLLLPGSLMVLALLIKLPTLRRDRDQPLNRTACGLLLVGAPITFLASPPTIAAVNRLTGVVNFSAPLVFGLLTVFSGLCVVLVLQWRGGPPAAVRRATRLTAAVFATATAAIVALFVIGDAPVERLEDLDTYYATTPWIREMIVCFLVAHTLGSSALTWLCGKWLARADRALRPLRTGLALIVVAGLMDLAYLVAKWASVVARWAGRDMVFLSTDVAPPLASASALLLGAGFVVPLVGGSATWRAFGQYRRLRPLWKALRGFAAAQGRTVPLAWWSPMGIRLLHRESVIDDGILALAGWFDPAVRCAAYEAARGQGASEARASAVADAAMLAAACERRAASEAAARPPQHPEPPRLSDQPLTVLAREFRTSPIVATAARSAAGA; encoded by the coding sequence ATGAGCAGCAGGATCCTGCTGCTCCTGCCCGGGTCCCTGATGGTCCTGGCGCTGCTGATCAAGCTGCCGACGCTGCGCCGGGACCGGGACCAGCCGCTGAACCGCACCGCCTGCGGGCTCCTCCTGGTCGGCGCCCCCATCACCTTCCTGGCATCGCCGCCGACGATCGCCGCGGTCAACCGCCTCACCGGCGTGGTCAACTTCTCCGCGCCCCTGGTGTTCGGCCTGCTCACCGTGTTCTCCGGGCTGTGCGTCGTCCTCGTCCTGCAGTGGCGCGGCGGGCCGCCCGCGGCCGTGCGCCGGGCCACCCGGCTGACCGCGGCCGTCTTCGCCACGGCGACCGCGGCGATCGTCGCCCTGTTCGTGATCGGCGACGCGCCGGTGGAACGGCTCGAGGACCTGGACACGTACTACGCCACCACGCCGTGGATCCGCGAGATGATCGTCTGCTTCCTCGTGGCGCACACCCTGGGCAGCTCGGCGCTGACCTGGCTGTGCGGCAAGTGGCTGGCGCGCGCCGACCGCGCGCTGCGCCCGCTGCGCACGGGGCTGGCCCTGATCGTGGTCGCCGGGCTGATGGACCTGGCGTACCTGGTCGCCAAGTGGGCCTCGGTGGTGGCCCGGTGGGCCGGCCGCGACATGGTGTTCCTGTCGACGGACGTGGCGCCGCCGCTGGCCTCGGCGTCCGCGCTGCTGCTCGGCGCCGGTTTCGTCGTGCCGCTGGTCGGCGGGTCGGCGACCTGGCGGGCCTTCGGCCAGTACCGGCGGCTGCGCCCGCTGTGGAAGGCGCTGCGGGGCTTCGCCGCGGCCCAGGGCCGGACCGTGCCGCTGGCCTGGTGGTCCCCGATGGGGATCCGGCTGCTGCACCGCGAGTCGGTCATCGACGACGGCATCCTGGCGCTGGCCGGCTGGTTCGACCCCGCCGTGCGCTGCGCCGCGTACGAGGCCGCGCGCGGCCAGGGCGCGAGCGAGGCCCGGGCCTCGGCCGTGGCCGACGCCGCCATGCTCGCCGCCGCGTGCGAGCGCCGGGCCGCCTCGGAGGCGGCTGCCCGGCCTCCGCAGCACCCCGAGCCGCCGCGGCTGTCCGACCAGCCGCTGACCGTTCTGGCGCGTGAGTTCCGTACCTCCCCGATCGTCGCCACCGCCGCCCGTTCCGCCGCCGGGGCCTGA
- a CDS encoding class I SAM-dependent methyltransferase has product MTTHIPSVRTLLDYDAEAEAYDATRGGTPRAEAAAEAVLGLLPAHARTLLDLGCGTGIVTGLLNRPGLRVLGADASHAMAATALRRGVPVALADAARLPVRSRSLDAVSAVWLLHLLREPGLVPAVIAEAARVLRPGGVLLATVDKDSAHDVGSDIDAVFAAHLTPTPADASGEVEAYAARAGLLPVGEARFTGHGQGRTPRGSAEALLAGRYASRIVPRGITAQELAARLELLPDQDVPRAEPTYRIRSFVRV; this is encoded by the coding sequence ATGACCACGCACATACCGTCCGTCAGAACCCTGCTCGACTACGACGCGGAGGCCGAGGCCTACGACGCCACCCGCGGCGGCACCCCGCGCGCCGAGGCCGCGGCCGAGGCCGTCCTCGGGCTGCTCCCCGCGCACGCGCGCACCCTCCTCGACCTCGGCTGCGGCACCGGCATCGTCACCGGCCTGCTGAACCGCCCCGGCCTGCGCGTCCTGGGCGCCGACGCCTCCCACGCCATGGCCGCGACGGCGCTGCGCCGCGGGGTCCCCGTGGCCCTGGCCGACGCGGCCCGCCTGCCGGTCCGGTCCCGGTCGCTGGATGCGGTGAGCGCGGTGTGGCTGCTCCACCTGCTGCGGGAGCCGGGCCTGGTGCCGGCCGTGATCGCCGAGGCCGCGCGGGTGCTGCGACCCGGCGGGGTCCTCCTCGCCACCGTGGACAAGGACTCGGCGCACGACGTCGGCAGCGACATCGACGCCGTCTTCGCCGCGCACCTGACCCCGACCCCCGCGGACGCCTCCGGGGAGGTCGAGGCCTACGCCGCCCGCGCCGGCCTGCTCCCGGTCGGCGAGGCCCGCTTCACCGGCCACGGCCAGGGACGCACCCCGCGCGGCTCGGCCGAGGCCCTGCTCGCGGGCCGGTACGCCTCCCGGATCGTGCCGCGCGGCATCACCGCGCAGGAGCTGGCGGCCCGGCTGGAGCTGCTGCCGGACCAGGACGTCCCGCGCGCGGAGCCCACGTACCGCATACGGAGCTTCGTCCGCGTGTGA
- a CDS encoding ABC transporter ATP-binding protein, translated as MSEDGYVLRARGVGVRFGGVRALAGVDLGVRAGEVCGLIGPNGAGKTTLFDVLSGIRRPDQGRLLLDGADITRRSPVWRARHGIRRTFQRQQLFGQLSVADNVLVAQEWRGGGGGPAADLLALPSRRARERERRSRGERVLADCGIGALGASYAGGLPVGQARMVEVARAVADPPRVLLLDEPASGMSAPERERLAEVVRRLAEREGCAVLLVEHNVAFVMELCTRVVVLDLGTVLAEGTAAEVRANPLVREAYLGGA; from the coding sequence ATGAGCGAGGACGGGTACGTGCTGCGGGCGCGCGGGGTCGGCGTGCGGTTCGGCGGCGTCCGGGCGCTGGCCGGGGTGGACCTCGGGGTCCGCGCGGGCGAGGTGTGCGGGCTGATCGGCCCGAACGGCGCCGGGAAGACCACCCTGTTCGACGTCCTGTCCGGGATCCGGCGCCCCGACCAGGGGCGGCTGCTGCTGGACGGGGCGGACATCACCCGCCGCTCCCCCGTCTGGCGGGCCCGGCACGGGATCCGCCGGACCTTCCAGCGGCAGCAGTTGTTCGGGCAGCTCAGCGTGGCCGACAACGTGCTGGTGGCGCAGGAGTGGCGGGGCGGCGGGGGCGGTCCGGCCGCCGATCTCCTCGCCCTGCCGTCCCGGCGGGCCCGGGAGCGCGAGCGCCGGTCCCGTGGCGAGCGGGTGCTGGCCGACTGCGGGATCGGCGCGCTCGGAGCCTCGTACGCCGGCGGGCTGCCCGTCGGGCAGGCCCGGATGGTGGAGGTGGCCCGGGCGGTGGCCGATCCGCCGCGGGTGCTGCTGCTGGACGAGCCCGCGTCCGGCATGTCCGCCCCGGAGCGCGAGCGGCTCGCGGAGGTCGTGCGGCGGCTGGCGGAGCGGGAGGGCTGCGCGGTGCTGCTGGTCGAGCACAACGTGGCCTTCGTGATGGAGCTCTGCACCCGGGTCGTCGTGCTGGACCTCGGAACGGTGCTGGCCGAGGGCACGGCGGCCGAGGTGCGCGCGAACCCGCTGGTGCGTGAGGCGTATCTCGGGGGTGCCTGA
- a CDS encoding 4a-hydroxytetrahydrobiopterin dehydratase has protein sequence MPSEPLSQKEIEDRLRELPGWAFEDDRILRTYRLGSHFAASALVAHIASVQEELNHHSDLTLGYNTVRLSVNSHDAGDVVTESDFALAERVEALAPAHGAS, from the coding sequence ATGCCGAGTGAGCCGCTGTCACAGAAGGAGATCGAGGACCGGTTGCGGGAGCTCCCCGGCTGGGCCTTCGAGGACGACCGGATCCTCCGCACCTACCGGCTGGGCAGCCACTTCGCCGCCAGCGCCCTCGTCGCCCATATCGCCAGCGTCCAGGAGGAGTTGAACCACCACTCCGACCTGACCCTCGGCTACAACACGGTCCGGCTCTCCGTGAACAGCCACGACGCCGGCGATGTGGTGACGGAGTCCGACTTCGCCCTCGCCGAACGCGTCGAGGCCCTCGCCCCGGCCCACGGCGCGAGCTGA
- a CDS encoding toxin-antitoxin system, toxin component — protein sequence MRTTRAMRKLGSELLEGARLTPPADVGEIIGALCAAYAGRRDGDRKVDFQFSPFPPDTASGLWLELDDVDLIVVEQHTRPEHQLVIACHELWHLNEGTCDSVGPGMLAAARLAGHPGRLAELLASGTGLEAVVRAAAARADQGDPAEIRAETFGLHLGNILRSYLPSPREQQLPEAIERIKSSLGWGSPVPRRDLHQPVAAPLTPMPSARP from the coding sequence ATGAGGACCACACGGGCCATGCGCAAGCTGGGCTCCGAACTGCTGGAGGGCGCACGCCTGACGCCGCCGGCCGATGTCGGCGAGATCATCGGGGCGTTGTGCGCCGCCTACGCCGGGCGGCGCGACGGAGACCGAAAGGTCGACTTCCAGTTTTCCCCGTTCCCGCCGGACACCGCGAGCGGTCTGTGGCTGGAGCTGGACGACGTCGACCTGATCGTCGTCGAGCAGCACACCCGGCCCGAACACCAACTCGTCATCGCGTGCCACGAGTTGTGGCACCTGAACGAGGGGACGTGCGACAGCGTCGGTCCGGGCATGCTGGCGGCCGCCCGGCTGGCGGGACACCCCGGCCGCCTCGCCGAACTGCTCGCCTCCGGCACCGGGTTGGAGGCGGTGGTCCGAGCGGCCGCCGCACGCGCCGACCAGGGCGATCCGGCGGAGATCCGTGCCGAGACCTTCGGCCTGCACCTCGGCAACATCCTGCGCTCCTACCTGCCGTCGCCCCGGGAGCAGCAGCTGCCCGAAGCGATCGAGCGCATCAAGTCCTCACTCGGCTGGGGAAGCCCCGTGCCACGCCGTGACCTGCACCAGCCAGTCGCCGCACCCCTCACGCCGATGCCCTCAGCACGGCCCTGA
- a CDS encoding bifunctional 5,10-methylenetetrahydrofolate dehydrogenase/5,10-methenyltetrahydrofolate cyclohydrolase codes for MDGTALARRISEETAARAAKITERTGTAPCLATVLVGEDPASVTYVRMKQNRCAKAGITSRHVELPASTTTQELVAAITALSEDPEISGILLQHPVPHHIDERAAFEAIAPGKDVDGVTMHSFAAMGFGLPGFVSCTPGGIMRLLAAYDVDLTGKHAVVVGRSAILGKPAGMLLLEQNATVTYCHSRTRDLSSIVRQADVLVAAVGKAEFIRGEDIKPGAVVLDAGYNEGNVGDVHFESAAARASLITPVPGGVGPMTIAVLLEQTVQAAAAQAGLDLAEL; via the coding sequence ATGGACGGCACCGCCCTCGCCCGCCGCATCTCGGAGGAGACCGCCGCCCGCGCGGCGAAGATCACCGAGCGCACCGGTACCGCGCCCTGTCTGGCGACCGTGCTGGTCGGCGAGGACCCCGCCTCCGTCACCTACGTCCGCATGAAGCAGAACCGCTGCGCCAAGGCCGGGATCACCTCCCGCCACGTGGAGCTGCCGGCGTCTACCACCACGCAGGAGCTCGTCGCCGCGATCACGGCCCTCTCCGAGGACCCGGAGATCAGCGGCATCCTGCTCCAGCACCCCGTCCCGCACCACATCGACGAGCGCGCCGCCTTCGAGGCCATCGCCCCGGGCAAGGACGTCGACGGGGTCACCATGCACTCCTTCGCCGCGATGGGCTTCGGACTGCCGGGCTTCGTCTCCTGCACCCCCGGCGGCATCATGCGCCTCCTCGCCGCCTACGACGTGGACCTGACCGGCAAGCACGCCGTCGTCGTCGGCCGCAGCGCGATCCTGGGCAAGCCGGCCGGAATGCTGCTGCTGGAGCAGAACGCCACCGTCACCTACTGCCACTCGCGCACCCGGGACCTCTCCTCGATCGTGCGCCAGGCGGACGTCCTGGTCGCCGCCGTGGGCAAGGCCGAGTTCATCCGGGGCGAGGACATCAAGCCGGGCGCGGTGGTCCTGGACGCCGGCTACAACGAGGGCAACGTCGGCGACGTGCACTTCGAGTCGGCCGCCGCCCGAGCCTCGCTGATCACCCCGGTACCGGGCGGCGTCGGCCCGATGACCATCGCCGTCCTGCTGGAGCAGACCGTGCAGGCGGCCGCCGCGCAGGCCGGGCTGGACCTCGCGGAGCTCTGA
- a CDS encoding aldo/keto reductase, with product MNQVPAIKLNNGTLMPQLGYGVWQVPDAEAERAVGTALEAGYRSIDTAAIYGNEAGTGKAVAASGLPREELFVTTKLWNGPKQKWGRDQVLRAFDDSLAKLRLDHVDLYLIHWPRPMRDDFVTIWKTFEEIAASGRARAVGVSNFRPADLERIAAESGLVPAVNQVELHPLFPQAELRAVHAERGIATEAWSPLGQGKELLTLPAVTAIADKYGRSAAQVVLRWHLQLGNIVIPKSVTPARIRENLDVFGFELDAADIAALDALGAGAAGRRIGPDPAEFDV from the coding sequence GTGAACCAGGTCCCCGCCATCAAGCTCAACAACGGCACGCTCATGCCCCAGCTCGGCTACGGCGTCTGGCAGGTGCCGGACGCCGAGGCCGAGCGCGCCGTCGGCACCGCCCTGGAGGCCGGCTACCGCAGCATCGACACGGCCGCCATCTACGGCAACGAGGCCGGCACCGGCAAGGCCGTCGCCGCCTCCGGGCTGCCGCGCGAGGAACTGTTCGTCACCACCAAGCTGTGGAACGGCCCGAAGCAGAAGTGGGGCCGGGACCAGGTGCTGCGCGCCTTCGACGACTCCCTCGCCAAGCTGCGCCTCGACCACGTCGACCTGTACCTGATCCACTGGCCGCGTCCGATGCGCGACGACTTCGTCACCATCTGGAAGACCTTCGAGGAAATCGCGGCGAGCGGCCGCGCCCGGGCGGTCGGCGTGTCGAACTTCCGCCCGGCCGACCTGGAGCGGATCGCCGCCGAGAGCGGGCTGGTCCCGGCCGTCAACCAGGTCGAGCTGCACCCGCTCTTCCCGCAGGCCGAGCTGCGCGCCGTGCACGCCGAGCGCGGGATCGCCACCGAGGCCTGGTCCCCGCTGGGCCAGGGCAAGGAGCTGCTGACCCTCCCGGCCGTGACCGCGATCGCGGACAAGTACGGCCGCAGCGCCGCGCAGGTGGTGCTGCGCTGGCACCTCCAGCTCGGGAACATCGTGATCCCGAAGTCCGTGACCCCCGCGCGCATCCGGGAGAACCTGGACGTGTTCGGCTTCGAGCTGGACGCCGCCGACATCGCGGCGCTGGACGCCCTGGGCGCGGGCGCGGCGGGCCGCCGGATCGGGCCGGACCCGGCCGAGTTCGACGTGTGA
- a CDS encoding NAD(P)/FAD-dependent oxidoreductase — protein sequence MNQSSPPRHAVVIGGSLAGLLAAAVLAEHATVTVVDADPLPEGPAPRRGLPQARHTHLLWSGGARAIERILPGITADWTKAGAIRRSLPTDLVTKTAQGWIPRCGEKQFNISCSRDLLDSVVRARVTALAGVSTLQGRVRALEGTAARVTGVLVDTPQEEGRLLTADLVIDASGRGSRARTWLQALGVSGIRQAEVDSGLVYATRIFEAPAGAHEMGFPIINVQSDPRVPVPGQTATIVPIENGQWQATLSGTRGGQPTGDPDAFIPFAKAVRDPIVGELLEGRKPLTDVAVTQGTANRRVYFEKAELPDGFFAAGDSVATFNPLYGQGMTVAAQGLLAVRTLLRAKGLAHPGIGREAQRAIAPQVSTAWELATSQDILYPGATGMKPRTGTGLLNGYVNRLMTGATTDEALTAALFKVLTMSTAPTHWLRPSVVWHVLRASDRGALKAPPLTAAERAVAGLDPVPGATPGADATPGAGTSTGTGTGTAADAAVTGPAADPVGPADPVGQAR from the coding sequence ATGAACCAGTCCTCCCCGCCCCGCCACGCCGTCGTCATAGGCGGCAGTCTGGCCGGCCTCCTCGCGGCCGCTGTCCTCGCCGAGCACGCCACGGTCACCGTCGTCGACGCCGACCCGCTGCCCGAGGGCCCGGCCCCGCGCCGCGGGCTCCCGCAGGCCCGGCACACCCACCTCCTGTGGTCGGGCGGCGCCCGGGCCATCGAGCGGATCCTGCCCGGCATCACCGCCGACTGGACGAAGGCGGGCGCCATCCGCCGCAGCCTGCCCACCGACCTCGTCACCAAGACCGCCCAGGGCTGGATCCCCCGCTGCGGGGAGAAGCAGTTCAACATCTCCTGCAGCCGCGACCTCCTCGACTCGGTGGTGCGCGCCCGGGTGACCGCCCTCGCCGGCGTGTCCACCCTCCAGGGCCGGGTCCGCGCCCTGGAGGGCACGGCGGCCCGGGTCACCGGCGTCCTCGTCGACACCCCGCAGGAAGAGGGCCGGCTGCTGACCGCCGACCTCGTGATCGACGCCAGCGGGCGCGGCTCGCGGGCCCGGACCTGGCTCCAGGCACTCGGCGTGAGCGGAATCCGGCAGGCCGAGGTCGACTCCGGTCTCGTCTACGCGACCCGGATCTTCGAGGCCCCCGCCGGTGCGCACGAGATGGGCTTCCCCATCATCAACGTGCAGTCCGACCCCCGGGTGCCCGTGCCCGGGCAGACCGCAACGATCGTGCCGATCGAGAACGGCCAGTGGCAGGCCACCCTGTCCGGCACCCGCGGCGGCCAGCCGACCGGCGACCCCGACGCGTTCATCCCGTTCGCCAAGGCCGTCCGCGACCCGATCGTCGGCGAGCTCCTGGAGGGCCGCAAGCCCCTGACGGACGTCGCCGTCACCCAGGGCACCGCCAACCGCCGGGTCTACTTCGAGAAGGCCGAGCTGCCCGACGGCTTCTTCGCCGCCGGCGACTCCGTCGCCACCTTCAACCCGCTGTACGGGCAGGGCATGACCGTCGCCGCCCAGGGGCTGCTGGCCGTACGCACCCTGCTCCGGGCCAAGGGCCTGGCTCATCCCGGGATCGGGCGCGAGGCGCAGCGCGCGATCGCCCCCCAGGTCAGCACCGCCTGGGAGCTCGCCACCTCGCAGGACATCCTGTATCCGGGCGCCACCGGAATGAAGCCGCGCACCGGCACCGGCCTGCTCAACGGGTACGTCAACCGGCTGATGACGGGCGCCACCACCGACGAGGCGCTCACCGCCGCCCTGTTCAAGGTCCTCACCATGAGCACCGCGCCCACCCACTGGCTGCGGCCCTCGGTGGTCTGGCACGTACTGCGCGCCTCGGACCGGGGCGCCCTGAAGGCGCCGCCGCTCACCGCCGCCGAGCGGGCCGTCGCCGGGCTCGACCCGGTGCCCGGCGCAACACCCGGCGCCGACGCAACGCCCGGCGCGGGCACGAGCACCGGCACCGGCACCGGCACGGCCGCGGACGCCGCCGTCACCGGCCCGGCGGCGGACCCGGTCGGCCCCGCCGACCCCGTCGGACAGGCCCGATGA